A single Triticum dicoccoides isolate Atlit2015 ecotype Zavitan chromosome 2A, WEW_v2.0, whole genome shotgun sequence DNA region contains:
- the LOC119357047 gene encoding probable alpha-glucosidase Os06g0675700, with translation MAIGLPSTDHFVLLTILICLLLHHCSAVYDVESTAESGKLISAQLKLVGGSTEFGPDVKSLTLTASLETDSRLRVRITDADHRRWEVPQDVIPRPAPGPEPKDVLLDSPGNPSMPSNSTMSSASSDLTFTIHPSPFRFTVSRRSTGDTLFDTSANLVFKDRYLEVTSALPADRASLYGLGEQKKQTFRLQHNDTFTLWNGDVTWSDQPDLNLYGSHPFYMDVRSGGAAHGVLLLNSNGMDILYGGSYVTYKVIGGVLDFYFFVGPSPLDVVDQYTQLIGRPAPMPYWSFGFHQSRYGYKNVADLDGVVAGYAKARIPLEAIWSDIDYMDGYQDFTLDPVNYPSKQLRPFVDRLHNNGQKYVVTVHPAIKRQAAPHEDLFLKRNGANLVGEAWPGEVYFLDFMSPRSTQYWARKISEFRRTIPVDGLWCDINEPSNFKQWQPLNQLDDPPYRINNSGFHLPINYRTVPVSTVHYNGVSEYDAHNLFGLLQAQATHAGLLRDTTRRPFVLSRSTFVGSGRYAAHWAGNNVARWDELAQSINTILNFGLFGIPMMGADICGFNGNTTQELCSRWIQLGAFYPFARAHAEKTTLRRELYVWEPTARSARKALGMRYRLLPYMYTLMYEAHMTGAPIARPLFFSYPQDADTYGVDRQFMLGRGVLVSPVLQPGATTVDAYFPAGRWFSLYDYSLAYTMKVGKRVTLPAPADLANAHLAGGNILLLQHADLTTSAARQSEFHLLVALAENGTASGELFLDDGDSPEMGAVGGSWTLVRFSCDREESKGMVTTKVSSHVVQNSYAPSRAQVIGKVVFMGLPSAPKSFAIYVNSVQLKAARTKSRTSGVFSVSGLSLAIGQKFEIKLVMSH, from the exons ATGGCGATTGGCTTGCCATCCACTGATCATTTCGTGCTCCTCACCATCCTCATCTGCCTCCTCCTCCATCATTGCAGTGCAGTCTATGATGTCGAGTCAACCGCTGAGTCGGGGAAGCTGATATCGGCCCAGCTAAAGCTCGTCGGTGGGTCGACAGAATTTGGGCCTGATGTGAAGAGTCTCACCCTAACCGCAAG TCTTGAGACGGATAGCCGGCTACGCGTGCGCATCACCGATGCTGACCATCGGCGATGGGAGGTCCCCCAAGACGTCATCCCACGCCCGGCACCAGGGCCAGAACCAAAGGACGTTTTGCTCGACTCACCAGGCAATCCATCCATGCCGAGCAACAGCACCATGTCCAGCGCGTCTTCCGACCTGACCTTCACCATCCACCCCAGCCCGTTCCGCTTCACGGTCTCCCGTCGCTCCACCGGGGACACCCTCTTTGACACTTCCGCCAACCTTGTCTTCAAGGACCG GTACTTGGAGGTGACATCGGCGCTGCCGGCTGACCGAGCATCCCTGTATGGGCTCGGCGAGCAGAAAAAACAGACGTTCCGGCTACAACACAATGACACTTTCACGCTGTGGAACGGGGACGTGACGTGGTCCGACCAACCGGACCTCAACCTCTATGGCTCGCACCCGTTTTACATGGACGTGCGCTCCGGCGGTGCCGCGCATGGCGTGCTCCTCCTGAACAGCAATGGGATGGACATACTGTACGGCGGATCCTACGTCACCTACAAGGTGATCGGTGGCGTGCTAGACTTCTACTTCTTCGTCGGTCCCTCCCCGCTCGACGTCGTGGACCAGTACACACAGCTCATCGGCCGCCCTGCCCCCATGCCCTACTGGTCATTCG GGTTCCACCAGTCTAGGTATGGCTACAAGAACGTGGCTGATCTGGATGGCGTGGTCGCCGGCTACGCCAAGGCCAGGATCCCACTGGAGGCGATCTGGTCGGACATCGACTACATGGACGGTTACCAGGACTTCACGCTGGATCCGGTGAACTACCCGTCCAAGCAGCTCCGGCCATTCGTGGACCGGCTCCACAACAATGGCCAGAAATACGTGGTCACCGTACACCCGGCTATCAAACGGCAAGCAGCACCTCACGAGGACTTGTTCCTCAAGCGAAACGGCGCCAACCTGGTAGGCGAGGCGTGGCCAGGCGAGGTCTACTTCCTGGACTTCATGAGCCCACGTAGCACCCAGTACTGGGCACGAAAGATCTCTGAGTTTCGGCGGACCATCCCTGTGGATGGGCTCTGGTGCGACATTAACGAGCCCTCCAACTTCAAGCAGTGGCAGCCTCTCAATCAGTTGGACGACCCGCCCTACCGCATCAACAACTCCGGCTTCCACCTTCCCATCAACTACAGGACTGTGCCGGTCTCAACGGTGCACTACAACGGCGTGTCCGAGTACGACGCGCACAATCTCTTCGGCCTCCTCCAGGCGCAGGCCACGCACGCCGGGCTGCTCAGGGACACCACACGCCGCCCCTTCGTGCTCAGCCGCTCTACCTTTGTCGGCTCCGGCCGTTACGCCGCGCACTGGGCCGGCAACAATGTCGCGCGGTGGGACGAGCTTGCGCAATCCATCAACACCATCCTCAACTTTGGCCTCTTCGGCATCCCAATGATGGGCGCCGACATCTGTGGCTTCAACGGCAACACCACCCAGGAGCTCTGCAGCCGCTGGATTCAGCTTGGCGCATTCTACCCGTTCGCCAGGGCCCATGCAGAGAAGACAACCCTCCGGCGAGAGCTCTATGTGTGGGAGCCGACGGCACGGTCGGCGAGGAAAGCATTGGGGATGCGCTATCGGCTACTGCCCTACATGTACACGCTAATGTACGAGGCGCACATGACGGGGGCGCCCATCGCGCGGCCACTCTTCTTCTCCTACCCGCAGGATGCCGACACCTATGGCGTGGACAGGCAGTTCATGCTAGGCCGCGGCGTGCTTGTCTCTCCGGTGCTACAGCCCGGCGCCACCACCGTGGACGCCTATTTCCCGGCCGGCCGGTGGTTCAGTCTTTACGACTACTCCCTCGCCTACACCATGAAGGTCGGCAAGCGCGTGACCCTCCCGGCGCCAGCGGACTTGGCAAACGCGCACCTGGCCGGCGGCAACATCCTACTACTGCAGCATGCCGACCTCACCACGTCCGCTGCACGCCAAAGCGAGTTCCACCTCCTTGTGGCGCTCGCGGAGAATGGGACGGCCAGTGGGGAGCTGTTCTTGGATGACGGCGACTCGCCGGAGATGGGCGCTGTGGGAGGCAGTTGGACCCTGGTGAGATTCAGCTGCGACAGGGAGGAAAGCAAAGGCATGGTCACCACCAAGGTGAGTTCACATGTGGTTCAGAACTCATACGCGCCGAGTCGGGCGCAGGTCATCGGCAAGGTGGTCTTCATGGGGCTGCCGTCCGCACCAAAGAGCTTCGCTATCTATGTAAACAGCGTGCAGCTCAAGGCAGCCCGCACCAAGTCCCGGACGAGTGGAGTCTTCAGCGTCAGTGGCCTGTCGCTGGCAATCGGACAGAAGTTTGAGATAAAGCTTGTCATGTCCCATTAG